One genomic region from Panthera tigris isolate Pti1 chromosome D1, P.tigris_Pti1_mat1.1, whole genome shotgun sequence encodes:
- the API5 gene encoding apoptosis inhibitor 5 isoform X1 — translation MPTVEELYRNYGILADATEQVGQHKDAYQVILDGVKGGTKEKRLAAQFIPKFFKHFPELADSAINAQLDLCEDEDVSIRRQAIKELPQFATGENLPRVADILTQLLQTDDSAEFNLVNNALLSIFKMDAKGTLGGLFSQILQGEDIVRERAIKFLSTKLKTLPDEVLTKEVEELILTESKKVLEDVTGEEFVLFMKILSGLKSLQTVSGRQQLVELVAEQADLEQTFNPSDPDCVDRLLQCTRQAVPLFSKNVHSTRFVTYFCEQVLPNLSSLTTPVEGLDIQLEVLKLLAEMSSFCGDMEKLETNLRKLFDKLLEYMPLPPEEAENGENAGNEEPKLQFSYVECLLYSFHQLGRKLPDFLTAKLNAEKLKDFKIRLQYFARGLQVYIRQLRLALQGKTGEALKTEENKIKVVALKITNNINVLIKDLFHIPPSYKSTVTLSWKPVQKVEIGQKRANEDTTSGSPPKKSPAGPKRDARQIYNPPSGKYSSNLSNFNYEQRGAFRGSRGGRGWGARGNRSRGRLY, via the exons ATGCCGACCGTAGAAGAGCTTTATCGCAACTATGGCATCCTAGCCGACGCTACGGAGCAAGTTGGCCAG catAAAGATGCCTATCAAGTGATACTAGATGGTGTGAAAGGTGGTACGAAGGAAAAAAGATTAGCAGCTCAGTTTATTCCGAAATTCTTTAAGCATTTTCCAGAATTGGCTGATTCTGCTATCAATGCACAGTTGGACCTCTGTGAGGATGAAGACGTATCA ATTCGACGGCAAGCAATTAAAGAGCTGCCTCAGTTTGCCACCGGAGAAAATCTTCCCAGAGTGGCAGATATACTAACCCAACTTCTGCAGACAG ATGATTCTGCAGAATTTAACTTAGTGAACAATGCCCTGTTAAGTATATTTAAGATGGATGCAAAAG GGACTTTAGGTGGCTTGTTTAGCCAAATACTTCAGGGAGAGGACATTGTTAGAGAACGAGCAATCAAATTCCTTTCTACAAAACTTAAGACTTTACCAGATGAGGTCTTAACAAAGGAAGTAGAGGAACTTATACTAACTGAATCCAAAAAG GTCCTAGAAGATGTTACTGGTGAAGAATTTGTCCTGTTTATGAAGATACTATCTGGGTTAAAAAGCTTACAGACAGTGAGTGGAAGACAGCAACTCGTAGAGTTGGTGGCTGAACAGGCTGACCTGGAACAAACCTTCAATCCCTCCGATCCTGACTGTGTGGACAGGCTCTTACAGTGCACTCGGCAGGCAGTACCCCTCTTCTCT AAAAATGTGCATTCCACAAGGTTTGTGACTTATTTCTGTGAGCAGGTTCTCCCTAACCTCAGTTCCTTGACTACCCCAGTGGAGGGCCTCGATATACAGTTGGAG GTATTGAAACTATTGGCAGAGATGAGTTCATTTTGTGGTGACAtggaaaaactagaaacaaatttAAGGAAACTGTTTGACAAGTTATTG GAATACATGCCTCTCCCTCCAGAAGAAGCAGAAAACGGGGAGAATGCTGGTAATGAAGAACCCAAGCTACAGTTCAGTTATGTGGAGTGTTTGTTGTACAGCTTCCACCAGTTGGGCCGAAAACTTCCAGATTTCTTAACAGCCAAATTGAATGCAGAAAAGCTCAAAGATTTCAAAATTAG GCTGCAGTACTTTGCCCGGGGTCTGCAGGTTTATATCAGACAACTTCGCTTGGCTCTGCAGGGTAAAACAGGCGAAGCCTTAAAAACAGAAGAG AACAAGATTAAAGTTGTTGCATTGAAAATAACCAATAATATCAATGTTTTAATCAAG GATCTCTTCCACATTCCTCCTTCTTATAAAAGCACAGTAACATTATCCTGGAAACCTGTACAGAAGGTGGAAATTGG GCAGAAGAGAGCCAATGAAGATACAACTTCTGGTTCACCACCGAAGAAATCTCCAGCAGGACCAAAAAGGGATGCCAGGCAGATTTATAATCCTCCTAGTGGGAAATATAGCAGCAATTTGAGCAACTTTAATTATG
- the API5 gene encoding apoptosis inhibitor 5 isoform X2, which translates to MPTVEELYRNYGILADATEQVGQHKDAYQVILDGVKGGTKEKRLAAQFIPKFFKHFPELADSAINAQLDLCEDEDVSIRRQAIKELPQFATGENLPRVADILTQLLQTDDSAEFNLVNNALLSIFKMDAKGTLGGLFSQILQGEDIVRERAIKFLSTKLKTLPDEVLTKEVEELILTESKKVLEDVTGEEFVLFMKILSGLKSLQTVSGRQQLVELVAEQADLEQTFNPSDPDCVDRLLQCTRQAVPLFSKNVHSTRFVTYFCEQVLPNLSSLTTPVEGLDIQLEVLKLLAEMSSFCGDMEKLETNLRKLFDKLLEYMPLPPEEAENGENAGNEEPKLQFSYVECLLYSFHQLGRKLPDFLTAKLNAEKLKDFKIRLQYFARGLQVYIRQLRLALQGKTGEALKTEENKIKVVALKITNNINVLIKDLFHIPPSYKSTVTLSWKPVQKVEIGQKRANEDTTSGSPPKKSPAGPKRDARQIYNPPSGKYSSNLSNFNYERSLQGK; encoded by the exons ATGCCGACCGTAGAAGAGCTTTATCGCAACTATGGCATCCTAGCCGACGCTACGGAGCAAGTTGGCCAG catAAAGATGCCTATCAAGTGATACTAGATGGTGTGAAAGGTGGTACGAAGGAAAAAAGATTAGCAGCTCAGTTTATTCCGAAATTCTTTAAGCATTTTCCAGAATTGGCTGATTCTGCTATCAATGCACAGTTGGACCTCTGTGAGGATGAAGACGTATCA ATTCGACGGCAAGCAATTAAAGAGCTGCCTCAGTTTGCCACCGGAGAAAATCTTCCCAGAGTGGCAGATATACTAACCCAACTTCTGCAGACAG ATGATTCTGCAGAATTTAACTTAGTGAACAATGCCCTGTTAAGTATATTTAAGATGGATGCAAAAG GGACTTTAGGTGGCTTGTTTAGCCAAATACTTCAGGGAGAGGACATTGTTAGAGAACGAGCAATCAAATTCCTTTCTACAAAACTTAAGACTTTACCAGATGAGGTCTTAACAAAGGAAGTAGAGGAACTTATACTAACTGAATCCAAAAAG GTCCTAGAAGATGTTACTGGTGAAGAATTTGTCCTGTTTATGAAGATACTATCTGGGTTAAAAAGCTTACAGACAGTGAGTGGAAGACAGCAACTCGTAGAGTTGGTGGCTGAACAGGCTGACCTGGAACAAACCTTCAATCCCTCCGATCCTGACTGTGTGGACAGGCTCTTACAGTGCACTCGGCAGGCAGTACCCCTCTTCTCT AAAAATGTGCATTCCACAAGGTTTGTGACTTATTTCTGTGAGCAGGTTCTCCCTAACCTCAGTTCCTTGACTACCCCAGTGGAGGGCCTCGATATACAGTTGGAG GTATTGAAACTATTGGCAGAGATGAGTTCATTTTGTGGTGACAtggaaaaactagaaacaaatttAAGGAAACTGTTTGACAAGTTATTG GAATACATGCCTCTCCCTCCAGAAGAAGCAGAAAACGGGGAGAATGCTGGTAATGAAGAACCCAAGCTACAGTTCAGTTATGTGGAGTGTTTGTTGTACAGCTTCCACCAGTTGGGCCGAAAACTTCCAGATTTCTTAACAGCCAAATTGAATGCAGAAAAGCTCAAAGATTTCAAAATTAG GCTGCAGTACTTTGCCCGGGGTCTGCAGGTTTATATCAGACAACTTCGCTTGGCTCTGCAGGGTAAAACAGGCGAAGCCTTAAAAACAGAAGAG AACAAGATTAAAGTTGTTGCATTGAAAATAACCAATAATATCAATGTTTTAATCAAG GATCTCTTCCACATTCCTCCTTCTTATAAAAGCACAGTAACATTATCCTGGAAACCTGTACAGAAGGTGGAAATTGG GCAGAAGAGAGCCAATGAAGATACAACTTCTGGTTCACCACCGAAGAAATCTCCAGCAGGACCAAAAAGGGATGCCAGGCAGATTTATAATCCTCCTAGTGGGAAATATAGCAGCAATTTGAGCAACTTTAATTATG